The sequence GCGCCCGACCGCGAGCTACGCGACGAACACCATGCGGTTCGGCGGGATCATCCTCGGGCTGTTCATCATCTACCACATCCTCGACCTGACGGCGCTGGTCGCGAACCCGCACGGGGTCGAAGGAAAGCCCTACGACAACGTCGTCGCCGACTTCTCGCCGTCGCACTGGTACATCGCCGTGGCGTACATCGTCGCGATGCTGGCGCTGTGCCTGCACATCGCTCACGGCTTCTGGAGTGCCGCCCGCACGCTTGGCGCCGTCTCCAGTGCCAGCAAGGCGACCGCCTACAAGGCGACGGCCGGCGTGCTGGCGGCCGTGATCACGCTCGGCTTCCTGTCTGTCCCGATCGCGGTCCTCGCAGGGCTGGTGAGGTAGTCAATGTCCACAGAGAACGACTCGGCGGAAGCGGCTCCGGTGAGCATCACCGGTGCCGAGGCGGCGATGCCCTTCACGCTCGGCGAGGACCTGGTCGACAAGGCCGCTCCGGACGGCCCGATCGAGACGCGCTGGAGCCGGCGCAAGTTCGAGGCGAAGCTGGTCAACCCGGCCAACCGCCGCAAGCACAAGGTGATCGTCGTCGGCACCGGCCTGGCCGGCGGCTCGGCCGGCGCGACGCTGGCCGAGCAGGGCTACCACGTCATCCAGTTCTGCTTCCAGGACTCGCCGCGCCGGGCGCACTCGATCGCCGCGCAGGGCGGCATCAACGCGGCCAAGAACTACCGCAACGACGGCGACTCGGTCCGCCGGCTGTTCTACGACACCATCAAGGGCGGTGACTTCCGCGCCCGCGAGTCGAACGTCCACCGGCTCGCCGAGGTCTCGGTCCAGATCATCGACCAGTGCGTCGCCCAGGGCGTCCCGTTCGCCCGCGAGTACTCGGGCCTGCTCGACACCCGGTCGTTCGGCGGCGTGCAGGTGCAGCGCACCTTCTACGCCCGCGGCCAGACGGGCCAGCAGCTGCTGCTCGGCGCCTACCAGGCGCTGTCGCGCCAGATCGACGCCGGCAACGTCGAGATGCACGCCCGCCACGAGATGCTCGACCTGGTCGTCATCGACGGCCGGGCCCGCGGCATCATCGCCCGTGACCTGGTCACCGGCGAGGTCTCGACCTACATGGCCGACGCCGTGGTGCTCGCCTCCGGCGGCTACGGCAACGTGTTCTACCTGTCGACGAACGCCAAGAACTCCAACGCGAGCGCGATCTGGCGGGCGCACAAGCGGGGCGCGTACCTGGCGAACCCCTGCTACACGCAGATCCACCCGACCTGCATCCCGCGCTCCGGCGACTACCAGTCGAAGCTCACCCTGATGTCCGAGTCGCTGCGTAACGACGGCCGGATCTGGGTGCCGAAGGAGACCGGCGACACCCGCAGCCCGGACCTGATCCCCGAGGAGGACCGCGACTACTACCTGGAGCGGATCTACCCGGCGTTCGGCAACCTGGTCCCGCGTGACATCGCCTCGCGTGCCGCCAAGAACGTCTGCGACGAGGGCCGCGGCGTCGGCCCCGGCGGGCTCGGCGTCTACCTGGACTTCGCCGACGCGATCAAGCGGCTCGGCGAGGACAAGGTCCGCGAGAAGTACGGCAACCTGTTCGACATGTACCAGCGGATCACCGGCGAGAACCCGTACAGGGTTCCGATGCGGATCTACCCGGCGATCCACTACACGATGGGCGGGCTCTGGGTCGACTACGACCTGCAGTCCACCATCCCGGGCCTCTTCGTGATCGGCGAGGCGAACTTCTCCGACCACGGCGCGAACCGGCTCGGCGCCTCGGCGCTCATGCAGGGCCTCGCGGACGGCTACTTCGTCCTGCCGCCCATGCTGGGCAACTACCTGGCCTCGACCAAGCTCGCCCCGGTCGACGCGGCGGCCCCCGAGGCCGTCGCGGCGCACACCGAGAGCAGCGAGCGGCTGACGAAGCTGCTCGCGGTGAACGGCGACCGGACGCCCGACTCCTTCCACAAGGAGCTCGGCGACCTGATCTGGGACAACTGCGGCATGGCCCGCAACGACACGGGCCTGCGCAAGGCGCTGGCCCGGATCGCCGAGCTGCGCGAGGAGTTCTGGACCCGGGTCAAGGTTCCCGGCACCGGCGCCGAGCTCAACCAGTCGCTGGAGAAGGCGAACCGCATCGCGGACTTCATCGAGTTCGGCGAGCTGCTGGTCCTCGACGCCCTGCACCGCGCCGAGTCGTGCGGCGGCCACTTCCGCGAGGAGAGCCAGACCCCCGACGGCGAGGCGCTGCGCGACGACGAGAACTTCGCCTACGCGGCCGCCTGGGAGTTCACCGGCGTCGGCAGCCAGCCGGTGCTGCACCGGGAAATCCTCCAGTTCGACGAAGTGCACCTGGCCCAGCGGAGCTACGCATGAAACTCACCCTGCGCATCTGGCGGCAGACCGGCCCGGAGGCCCCGGGCGAGCTCGTCGACTACCAGCTGGACGACGTCAGCCCTGACATGTCGTTCCTGGAGATGCTCGACGTCCTCAACGAGAAGCTCATCCTCGACGGGGCGATCCCGGTCACCTTCGACCACGACTGTCGCGAGGGCATCTGCGGCTCCTGCGGCATGGTGGTCAACGGTGCCCCGCACGGCCCGCAGACCCTGACCACGACCTGTCAGCTGCACATGCGCTCGTTCTCCGACGGCGACACGATCGTGGTCGAGCCGTGGCGGTCGGCGGCGTTCCCCGTGGTCAAGGACCTGATGGTCGACCGGTCGGCGTTCGACCGGATCATCCAGTCCGGCGGCTACGTCAGCGTCTCCACCGGCGCTGCCCCGGAGGCGCACTCCCAGCTGGTGCCGAAGCCGGACGCGGACCTCGCGTTCGAGAACGCGGAGTGCATCGGCTGCGGCGCCTGCGTCGCCGCCTGCCCGAACGGGTCGTCGATGCTGTTCGTCTCGGCGAAGATCTCGCACCTCAACGTGCTGCCCCAGGGCCAGCCGGAGCGGGCGAGCCGGGTGCTGAACATGGTCGAGCAGATGGACGCCGAGGGCTTCGGCGGCTGCACGAACACCGGCGAGTGCACGAACGCGTGCCCCAAGGGCATCCCGCAGTCGAGCATCGCCCGGCTGAACAAGGAGTTCCTGCGCGCCTCCCTCACGGGCAAGCGCTAGTCCCGCACCGCGCCGGGACCGCACAGGTCCTGGCGCCCGCGCGACACACCGGCTGGGCCGGGTCCTCGGACCTGGCCCAGCCGGTCTGCGTTGGAGGCTCCGCCGTAGCCCGATGTGCTGGTCCCGGTGGGCTCGGGCGGGTCAGGCCTCGACGTGGTCGGTGGCGCCCGGCGTCGGCCGTCCGGTCAGTGCCGGGACGGACGCCTCCAGCAGCAGGCGGGACTCGCCCGGGCCCAGGTAGTTCTCCACCTCGCGCAGCAGGGTGAAACCCAGCTTGCGGTAGAGGCCGACGGCCGCCTCGTTCTCGCCGTCGACGGTCAGCCGGACCCGGTCCACCCGGTGGGTGGCCAGCCGCTCGAACGAGGCCCGCATCAGGCGCTCGCCGTAGCCGCGGCCACGCGCCGCCGGCTCCACGCCGAGCCCGAGAATCCAGCCGAGCCCGGCGACCGACCCGGTGACCCCGAACGAGTAGCCGCGCAACACCCCGTGCTCCTCCAGCACCAGCAGGTCGTCCTGGTGCACGTCGGACAGCTGGCGCAGCACGAAGAACGGGTAGGCGAGGCTCCCGAAGATCTTCTGGTCCAGCTCGGCGACCACGGTGATCTCGCTCGGCCGCAGCGCCCGGATCTGGGATGGCGGCGCCCAGGCCACCCGCCCACCCGTGGGAGGGGGCGCCTTCCTATGGTCCGGCTGTGGCCCGTCCGGCCCACCACGGGCGCGTGCCGGGCCGCGGCCGGCTCCGTCCTGAGGCTGCCCCGTCCAACTACTCAGTCTGTCCATTGCGCGGTGTCCCGTTCCCTGCCGACGGCCGAGCTGCCCAGCCGATCACGGTGATCGGCGTGTTACGTACCGTTCCCGGTGCTGGGGTCATCATGAGGCAGATGTCGATTGTGTTTCGGCGATCCGCAAAATTCGCTAACCGAGCTGACGGCGGCCGGCGGTGTCAAAACGTGCCTGACCTGCTGCCGGGGGTCGATCCGGGCTATGCAAGAATGACCCAATCCGGTCGCCCAGAGCGGTGGTCGGCGTGGTCGGTGGCGTTGGGGCATGGGGGGATGTCATCCTGACACCATCAGGATCCAAAATCGTGACCGTCCGTGCACAACACGCGTAGCCTGTTGACGTAGCCTGGGTTGTACGGCCACCGCCGGAAGCCGGGGTGTCGCCCGGAGTCTGCTCCAACTCCGCCGTGG is a genomic window of Pseudofrankia inefficax containing:
- a CDS encoding fumarate reductase/succinate dehydrogenase flavoprotein subunit → MPFTLGEDLVDKAAPDGPIETRWSRRKFEAKLVNPANRRKHKVIVVGTGLAGGSAGATLAEQGYHVIQFCFQDSPRRAHSIAAQGGINAAKNYRNDGDSVRRLFYDTIKGGDFRARESNVHRLAEVSVQIIDQCVAQGVPFAREYSGLLDTRSFGGVQVQRTFYARGQTGQQLLLGAYQALSRQIDAGNVEMHARHEMLDLVVIDGRARGIIARDLVTGEVSTYMADAVVLASGGYGNVFYLSTNAKNSNASAIWRAHKRGAYLANPCYTQIHPTCIPRSGDYQSKLTLMSESLRNDGRIWVPKETGDTRSPDLIPEEDRDYYLERIYPAFGNLVPRDIASRAAKNVCDEGRGVGPGGLGVYLDFADAIKRLGEDKVREKYGNLFDMYQRITGENPYRVPMRIYPAIHYTMGGLWVDYDLQSTIPGLFVIGEANFSDHGANRLGASALMQGLADGYFVLPPMLGNYLASTKLAPVDAAAPEAVAAHTESSERLTKLLAVNGDRTPDSFHKELGDLIWDNCGMARNDTGLRKALARIAELREEFWTRVKVPGTGAELNQSLEKANRIADFIEFGELLVLDALHRAESCGGHFREESQTPDGEALRDDENFAYAAAWEFTGVGSQPVLHREILQFDEVHLAQRSYA
- a CDS encoding GNAT family N-acetyltransferase, with product MAWAPPSQIRALRPSEITVVAELDQKIFGSLAYPFFVLRQLSDVHQDDLLVLEEHGVLRGYSFGVTGSVAGLGWILGLGVEPAARGRGYGERLMRASFERLATHRVDRVRLTVDGENEAAVGLYRKLGFTLLREVENYLGPGESRLLLEASVPALTGRPTPGATDHVEA
- a CDS encoding succinate dehydrogenase cytochrome b subunit, encoding MAVETAATRVGRPSAVTALWRSNIGKKAVMATTGLLMLLFLIVHMLGNLKIFFGRTDFDAYAAWLRTIGHPILHNAWYLWIQRFGLVVIVVLHAVSAYQLSKRDLQARPAKYAHRLRPTASYATNTMRFGGIILGLFIIYHILDLTALVANPHGVEGKPYDNVVADFSPSHWYIAVAYIVAMLALCLHIAHGFWSAARTLGAVSSASKATAYKATAGVLAAVITLGFLSVPIAVLAGLVR
- a CDS encoding succinate dehydrogenase/fumarate reductase iron-sulfur subunit, which produces MKLTLRIWRQTGPEAPGELVDYQLDDVSPDMSFLEMLDVLNEKLILDGAIPVTFDHDCREGICGSCGMVVNGAPHGPQTLTTTCQLHMRSFSDGDTIVVEPWRSAAFPVVKDLMVDRSAFDRIIQSGGYVSVSTGAAPEAHSQLVPKPDADLAFENAECIGCGACVAACPNGSSMLFVSAKISHLNVLPQGQPERASRVLNMVEQMDAEGFGGCTNTGECTNACPKGIPQSSIARLNKEFLRASLTGKR